In Vitis vinifera cultivar Pinot Noir 40024 chromosome 11, ASM3070453v1, a genomic segment contains:
- the LOC100244059 gene encoding topless-related protein 4 isoform X2, giving the protein MSSLSRELVFLILQFLDEEKFKETVHKLEQESGFFFNMRYFEETVTNGEWDDVEKYLSGFTKVDDNRYSMKIFFEIRKQKYLEALDKRDRAKAVEILVKDLKVFSAFNEELFKEITQLLTLENFRDNEQLSKYGDTKSARGIMLAELKKLIEANPLFRDKLQFPSLKNSRLRTLINQSLNWQHQLCKNPKANPDIKTLFVDHTCGQPNGARAPSPVTNPLMGTVPKAGGFPPLSAHGPFQPAPAPLPTSLAGWMANPSPVPHPSASAGPMGLATANNAAILKRPRTPPTNNPAMDYQTADSEHVLKRPRPFGISDEQVNNLPVNILPVAYTGQSHGQSSYSSDDLPKTVVMSLPQGSTVRSMDFHPVQQILLLVGTNMGDIMVWDLGSRERLAIKNFKVWELASCSMALQTSLANDYLASVNRVMWSPDGTLFGVAYSKHIVHLYSYHNGDDLRNHLEIEAHVGSVNDLAFSYPNKLCVVTCGEDRFIKVWDANTGSKQYTFEGHEAPVYSVCPHHKENIQFIFSTAIDGKIKAWLYDNMGSRVDYDAPGHSSTTMAYSADGTRLFSCGTNKEGDSYIVEWNESEGAVKRTYHGLGKRSVGVVQFDTTKNRFLAAGDEFLVKFWDMDNVNLLMTTDAEGGLPASPCIRFNKEGILLAVSTNENGIKILANQEGIRLLRTMENRSFDASRVASAAVVKAPAIGTFPPANPAVGTSIGDRAAPVAAMVGMNSDNRSLVDVKPRIADESGEKSRIWKLTEINEQSQCRSLRLPDNLTAMRVSRLMYTNSGFAILALASNAVHKLWKWQRNDRNITTKATASVAPQLWQPSSGILMTNEISDTNPEDAVPCFALSKNDSYVMSASGGKVSLFNMMTFKTMTTFMPPPPAATFLAFHPQDNNIIAIGMEDSSIQIYNVRVDEVKTKLKGHQKRVTGLAFSPVLNVLVSSGADSQLCVWNTDGWEKQASKFLQVSPGQAAAPLADTRVQFHHDQIHLLAVHETQIAIFEASKLECLRQWVPREASGSITHATYSCDSQSIFVSFEDGSVGVLTASTLRSRCRINPTAYLPPNPSLRVYPLVVAAHPSEPNQFALGLTDGGVCVLEPLESEGKWGTSPPLENGAGPSSTSGAAGSDQPQR; this is encoded by the exons ATGTCTTCTCTTAGCAGAGAACTCGTGTTTCTTATACTTCAGTTTCTCGatgaagaaaaatttaaagaaactGTTCACAA ATTGGAGCAAGAATCAGGTTTTTTCTTTAACATGAGGTATTTTGAGGAAACGGTGACCAATGGTGAGTGGGATGACGTTGAGAAGTATCTGTCAGGATTCACGAAGGTTGATGATAATAGATACTCTATGAAGATATTTTTTGAGATCCGAAAACAAAAGTATCTGGAAGCCTTAGACAA GCGGGATCGTGCCAAAGCAGTAGAAATTTTAGTAAAGGACTTGAAAGTGTTCTCAGCCTTTAATGAAGAGCTATTTAAGGAAATAACCCAGCTTTTGACGCTGGAGAATTTTAG AGATAATGAGCAGCTGTCTAAGTATGGTGACACTAAGTCGGCGAGGGGTATAATGCTTGCTGAACTTAAAAAGTTGATAGAGGCAAACCCTTTGTTCCGTGATAAACTTCAATTTCCCAGCTTGAAGAACTCGAGATTGCGGACACTGATTAATCAGAG TTTAAATTGGCAGCATCAGCTTTGCAAAAATCCGAAAGCTAACCCTGACATAAAGACCCTATTTGTAGATCATACTTGTGGGCAGCCAAATGGTGCAAGGGCCCCATCCCCTGTTACTAATCCACTGATGGGTACAGTTCCTAAGGCAGGGGGATTCCCACCTCTAAGTGCTCATGGA CCATTTCAGCCTGCACCAGCTCCTCTTCCAACATCTCTTGCTGGATGGATGGCAAATCCATCTCCTGTACCTCATCCCTCAGCTTCTGCAGGGCCCATGGGCTTGGCTACTGCCAACAATGCAG CCATCCTAAAGCGTCCAAGAACTCCTCCTACCAACAATCCAGCCATGGACTATCAAACTGCAGATTCTGAACATGTGCTGAAGAGACCAAGACCTTTTGGAATATCAGATGAA CAGGTAAATAATCTACCTGTTAATATTCTGCCTGTTGCATATACTGGCCAGAGCCATGGGCAGAGTTCGTACTCGTCTGATGACTTGCCCAAGACTGTTGTTATGAGCCTACCCCAGGGTTCAACTGTCAGGAGCATGGATTTCCATCCAGTGCAACAAATTCTACTTCTTG ttggaACAAACATGGGTGATATCATGGTGTGGGACTTAGGTAGCCGGGAAAGGCTTGCTATTAAGAATTTCAAGGTCTGGGAGCTTGCATCATGTTCAATGGCATTGCAG ACATCTTTGGCCAACGATTATCTTGCATCAGTTAATCGAGTGATGTGGAGTCCTGATGGCACTCTTTTTG GTGTCGCATATTCCAAACACATTGTGCATTTATACTCCTATCACAATGGTGATGATCTTCGAAACCACCTAGAG ATTGAGGCTCATGTTGGTAGTGTTAATGATCTTGCTTTCTCTTATCCAAACAAACTTTGCGTTGTCACTTGTGGCGAGGACAGGTTCATTAAG GTGTGGGATGCAAACACTGGTTCTAAGCAGTATACTTTTGAGGGTCATGAGGCACCTGTATATTCTGTATGTCCACATCACAAGGAAAATATTCAG TTTATATTCTCAACAGCAATTGATGGGAAAATAAAGGCATGGTTGTATGATAACATGGGCTCTAGAGTTGATTATGATGCACCGGGTCATTCATCTACAACAATGGCATACAGTGCTGATGGGACAAG GTTGTTCTCATGTGGAACTAATAAAGAAGGAGATTCATACATTGTGGAATGGAATGAAAGTGAAGGAGCTGTCAAGCGTACATATCATGGTCTTGGAAAGCGATCTGTGGGGGTTGTGCAATTCGATACCACAAAAAATCGATTTTTGGCTGCTGGTGATGAGTTCCTGGTCAAATTTTGGGACATGGACAATGTTAACCTTTTGATGACAACTGATGCAGAGGGTGGATTGCCG GCGTCTCCTTGTATTCGATTTAACAAGGAAGGGATACTGTTAGCTGTCTCAACTAATGAGAATGGTATTAAAATACTAGCAAATCAGGAGGGAATTAGGCTGCTCCGGACAATGGAAAATCGTTCATTTGATGCTTCTAGAGTTGCTTCTGCAGCTGTAGTGAag GCCCCTGCAATAGGCACATTTCCTCCTGCTAATCCTGCTGTTGGTACTAGCATTGGAGATCGAGCTGCTCCAGTGGCAGCCATGGTTGGAATG AACAGCGATAATCGAAGTTTGGTGGATGTAAAACCCAGAATTGCTGATGAGTCAGGAGAAAAATCTAGGATCTGGAAACTTACAGAAATCAATGAACAATCACAATGTCGCTCCTTGAGGCTTCCTGATAACTTAACGGCTATGAGG GTTTCTAGGTTAATGTATACAAATTCAGGATTTGCTATATTGGCTTTAGCGTCTAATGCTGTACACAAGCTCTGGAAATGGCAGAGAAATGATCGAAATATAACAACGaag GCAACTGCTAGTGTTGCTCCACAACTATGGCAGCCTTCAAGCGGGATATTAATGACAAATGAGATAAGCGATACAAACCCTGAAGATGCTGTTCCATGCTTTGCACTTTCAAAGAATGATTCCTATGTTATGTCAGCTTCAGGTGGGAAAGTCTCCCTATTCAACATGATGACCTTCAAG ACCATGACAACATTTATGCCCCCACCACCAGCAGCAACATTTTTGGCATTCCATCCTCAAGACAATAATATCATTGCCATAGGCATGGAGGACTCTTCTATCCAAATATATAATGTTCGGGTTGACGAG GTCAAAACCAAGCTCAAAGGTCATCAGAAAAGAGTAACAGGCCTTGCCTTCTCTCCTGTTCTAAATGTGCTTGTATCTTCTGGAGCTGATTCTCAG CTCTGTGTTTGGAACACGGATGGATGGGAGAAACAGGCAAGTAAATTCTTGCAGGTTTCACCTGGGCAAGCAGCAGCTCCTCTTGCAGATACTAGGGTTCAATTTCATCACGATCAGATACATTTACTGGCAGTTCATGAAACGCAGATAGCCATATTTGAGGCATCCAAACTTGAGTGCCTTAGGCAG TGGGTTCCCCGGGAAGCAAGTGGCTCAATTACACATGCTACTTATTCGTGTGATAGCCAGTCAATTTTTGTGAGCTTTGAAGATGGCAGTGTGGGTGTTCTAACTGCTTCAACGCTTAGATCCAGATGTCGAATCAATCCTACTGCTTATTTACCTCCTAATCCAAG CTTGAGAGTGTACCCTCTCGTCGTTGCGGCACATCCATCTGAACCTAATCAGTTTGCATTAGGACTCACAGATGGTGGGGTGTGCGTACTTGAACCACTAGAATCAGAAGGGAAATGGGGCACCTCTCCTCCCCTTGAAAATGGTGCTGGTCCCAGTTCGACCTCTGGTGCAGCCGGTTCAGATCAACCCCAAAGGTGA
- the LOC100244059 gene encoding topless-related protein 4 isoform X1, with amino-acid sequence MSSLSRELVFLILQFLDEEKFKETVHKLEQESGFFFNMRYFEETVTNGEWDDVEKYLSGFTKVDDNRYSMKIFFEIRKQKYLEALDKRDRAKAVEILVKDLKVFSAFNEELFKEITQLLTLENFRDNEQLSKYGDTKSARGIMLAELKKLIEANPLFRDKLQFPSLKNSRLRTLINQSLNWQHQLCKNPKANPDIKTLFVDHTCGQPNGARAPSPVTNPLMGTVPKAGGFPPLSAHGPFQPAPAPLPTSLAGWMANPSPVPHPSASAGPMGLATANNAAAILKRPRTPPTNNPAMDYQTADSEHVLKRPRPFGISDEQVNNLPVNILPVAYTGQSHGQSSYSSDDLPKTVVMSLPQGSTVRSMDFHPVQQILLLVGTNMGDIMVWDLGSRERLAIKNFKVWELASCSMALQTSLANDYLASVNRVMWSPDGTLFGVAYSKHIVHLYSYHNGDDLRNHLEIEAHVGSVNDLAFSYPNKLCVVTCGEDRFIKVWDANTGSKQYTFEGHEAPVYSVCPHHKENIQFIFSTAIDGKIKAWLYDNMGSRVDYDAPGHSSTTMAYSADGTRLFSCGTNKEGDSYIVEWNESEGAVKRTYHGLGKRSVGVVQFDTTKNRFLAAGDEFLVKFWDMDNVNLLMTTDAEGGLPASPCIRFNKEGILLAVSTNENGIKILANQEGIRLLRTMENRSFDASRVASAAVVKAPAIGTFPPANPAVGTSIGDRAAPVAAMVGMNSDNRSLVDVKPRIADESGEKSRIWKLTEINEQSQCRSLRLPDNLTAMRVSRLMYTNSGFAILALASNAVHKLWKWQRNDRNITTKATASVAPQLWQPSSGILMTNEISDTNPEDAVPCFALSKNDSYVMSASGGKVSLFNMMTFKTMTTFMPPPPAATFLAFHPQDNNIIAIGMEDSSIQIYNVRVDEVKTKLKGHQKRVTGLAFSPVLNVLVSSGADSQLCVWNTDGWEKQASKFLQVSPGQAAAPLADTRVQFHHDQIHLLAVHETQIAIFEASKLECLRQWVPREASGSITHATYSCDSQSIFVSFEDGSVGVLTASTLRSRCRINPTAYLPPNPSLRVYPLVVAAHPSEPNQFALGLTDGGVCVLEPLESEGKWGTSPPLENGAGPSSTSGAAGSDQPQR; translated from the exons ATGTCTTCTCTTAGCAGAGAACTCGTGTTTCTTATACTTCAGTTTCTCGatgaagaaaaatttaaagaaactGTTCACAA ATTGGAGCAAGAATCAGGTTTTTTCTTTAACATGAGGTATTTTGAGGAAACGGTGACCAATGGTGAGTGGGATGACGTTGAGAAGTATCTGTCAGGATTCACGAAGGTTGATGATAATAGATACTCTATGAAGATATTTTTTGAGATCCGAAAACAAAAGTATCTGGAAGCCTTAGACAA GCGGGATCGTGCCAAAGCAGTAGAAATTTTAGTAAAGGACTTGAAAGTGTTCTCAGCCTTTAATGAAGAGCTATTTAAGGAAATAACCCAGCTTTTGACGCTGGAGAATTTTAG AGATAATGAGCAGCTGTCTAAGTATGGTGACACTAAGTCGGCGAGGGGTATAATGCTTGCTGAACTTAAAAAGTTGATAGAGGCAAACCCTTTGTTCCGTGATAAACTTCAATTTCCCAGCTTGAAGAACTCGAGATTGCGGACACTGATTAATCAGAG TTTAAATTGGCAGCATCAGCTTTGCAAAAATCCGAAAGCTAACCCTGACATAAAGACCCTATTTGTAGATCATACTTGTGGGCAGCCAAATGGTGCAAGGGCCCCATCCCCTGTTACTAATCCACTGATGGGTACAGTTCCTAAGGCAGGGGGATTCCCACCTCTAAGTGCTCATGGA CCATTTCAGCCTGCACCAGCTCCTCTTCCAACATCTCTTGCTGGATGGATGGCAAATCCATCTCCTGTACCTCATCCCTCAGCTTCTGCAGGGCCCATGGGCTTGGCTACTGCCAACAATGCAG CAGCCATCCTAAAGCGTCCAAGAACTCCTCCTACCAACAATCCAGCCATGGACTATCAAACTGCAGATTCTGAACATGTGCTGAAGAGACCAAGACCTTTTGGAATATCAGATGAA CAGGTAAATAATCTACCTGTTAATATTCTGCCTGTTGCATATACTGGCCAGAGCCATGGGCAGAGTTCGTACTCGTCTGATGACTTGCCCAAGACTGTTGTTATGAGCCTACCCCAGGGTTCAACTGTCAGGAGCATGGATTTCCATCCAGTGCAACAAATTCTACTTCTTG ttggaACAAACATGGGTGATATCATGGTGTGGGACTTAGGTAGCCGGGAAAGGCTTGCTATTAAGAATTTCAAGGTCTGGGAGCTTGCATCATGTTCAATGGCATTGCAG ACATCTTTGGCCAACGATTATCTTGCATCAGTTAATCGAGTGATGTGGAGTCCTGATGGCACTCTTTTTG GTGTCGCATATTCCAAACACATTGTGCATTTATACTCCTATCACAATGGTGATGATCTTCGAAACCACCTAGAG ATTGAGGCTCATGTTGGTAGTGTTAATGATCTTGCTTTCTCTTATCCAAACAAACTTTGCGTTGTCACTTGTGGCGAGGACAGGTTCATTAAG GTGTGGGATGCAAACACTGGTTCTAAGCAGTATACTTTTGAGGGTCATGAGGCACCTGTATATTCTGTATGTCCACATCACAAGGAAAATATTCAG TTTATATTCTCAACAGCAATTGATGGGAAAATAAAGGCATGGTTGTATGATAACATGGGCTCTAGAGTTGATTATGATGCACCGGGTCATTCATCTACAACAATGGCATACAGTGCTGATGGGACAAG GTTGTTCTCATGTGGAACTAATAAAGAAGGAGATTCATACATTGTGGAATGGAATGAAAGTGAAGGAGCTGTCAAGCGTACATATCATGGTCTTGGAAAGCGATCTGTGGGGGTTGTGCAATTCGATACCACAAAAAATCGATTTTTGGCTGCTGGTGATGAGTTCCTGGTCAAATTTTGGGACATGGACAATGTTAACCTTTTGATGACAACTGATGCAGAGGGTGGATTGCCG GCGTCTCCTTGTATTCGATTTAACAAGGAAGGGATACTGTTAGCTGTCTCAACTAATGAGAATGGTATTAAAATACTAGCAAATCAGGAGGGAATTAGGCTGCTCCGGACAATGGAAAATCGTTCATTTGATGCTTCTAGAGTTGCTTCTGCAGCTGTAGTGAag GCCCCTGCAATAGGCACATTTCCTCCTGCTAATCCTGCTGTTGGTACTAGCATTGGAGATCGAGCTGCTCCAGTGGCAGCCATGGTTGGAATG AACAGCGATAATCGAAGTTTGGTGGATGTAAAACCCAGAATTGCTGATGAGTCAGGAGAAAAATCTAGGATCTGGAAACTTACAGAAATCAATGAACAATCACAATGTCGCTCCTTGAGGCTTCCTGATAACTTAACGGCTATGAGG GTTTCTAGGTTAATGTATACAAATTCAGGATTTGCTATATTGGCTTTAGCGTCTAATGCTGTACACAAGCTCTGGAAATGGCAGAGAAATGATCGAAATATAACAACGaag GCAACTGCTAGTGTTGCTCCACAACTATGGCAGCCTTCAAGCGGGATATTAATGACAAATGAGATAAGCGATACAAACCCTGAAGATGCTGTTCCATGCTTTGCACTTTCAAAGAATGATTCCTATGTTATGTCAGCTTCAGGTGGGAAAGTCTCCCTATTCAACATGATGACCTTCAAG ACCATGACAACATTTATGCCCCCACCACCAGCAGCAACATTTTTGGCATTCCATCCTCAAGACAATAATATCATTGCCATAGGCATGGAGGACTCTTCTATCCAAATATATAATGTTCGGGTTGACGAG GTCAAAACCAAGCTCAAAGGTCATCAGAAAAGAGTAACAGGCCTTGCCTTCTCTCCTGTTCTAAATGTGCTTGTATCTTCTGGAGCTGATTCTCAG CTCTGTGTTTGGAACACGGATGGATGGGAGAAACAGGCAAGTAAATTCTTGCAGGTTTCACCTGGGCAAGCAGCAGCTCCTCTTGCAGATACTAGGGTTCAATTTCATCACGATCAGATACATTTACTGGCAGTTCATGAAACGCAGATAGCCATATTTGAGGCATCCAAACTTGAGTGCCTTAGGCAG TGGGTTCCCCGGGAAGCAAGTGGCTCAATTACACATGCTACTTATTCGTGTGATAGCCAGTCAATTTTTGTGAGCTTTGAAGATGGCAGTGTGGGTGTTCTAACTGCTTCAACGCTTAGATCCAGATGTCGAATCAATCCTACTGCTTATTTACCTCCTAATCCAAG CTTGAGAGTGTACCCTCTCGTCGTTGCGGCACATCCATCTGAACCTAATCAGTTTGCATTAGGACTCACAGATGGTGGGGTGTGCGTACTTGAACCACTAGAATCAGAAGGGAAATGGGGCACCTCTCCTCCCCTTGAAAATGGTGCTGGTCCCAGTTCGACCTCTGGTGCAGCCGGTTCAGATCAACCCCAAAGGTGA
- the LOC100244059 gene encoding topless-related protein 4 isoform X3: MSSLSRELVFLILQFLDEEKFKETVHKLEQESGFFFNMRYFEETVTNGEWDDVEKYLSGFTKVDDNRYSMKIFFEIRKQKYLEALDKRDRAKAVEILVKDLKVFSAFNEELFKEITQLLTLENFRDNEQLSKYGDTKSARGIMLAELKKLIEANPLFRDKLQFPSLKNSRLRTLINQSLNWQHQLCKNPKANPDIKTLFVDHTCGQPNGARAPSPVTNPLMGTVPKAGGFPPLSAHGPFQPAPAPLPTSLAGWMANPSPVPHPSASAGPMGLATANNAAAILKRPRTPPTNNPAMDYQTADSEHVLKRPRPFGISDEVNNLPVNILPVAYTGQSHGQSSYSSDDLPKTVVMSLPQGSTVRSMDFHPVQQILLLVGTNMGDIMVWDLGSRERLAIKNFKVWELASCSMALQTSLANDYLASVNRVMWSPDGTLFGVAYSKHIVHLYSYHNGDDLRNHLEIEAHVGSVNDLAFSYPNKLCVVTCGEDRFIKVWDANTGSKQYTFEGHEAPVYSVCPHHKENIQFIFSTAIDGKIKAWLYDNMGSRVDYDAPGHSSTTMAYSADGTRLFSCGTNKEGDSYIVEWNESEGAVKRTYHGLGKRSVGVVQFDTTKNRFLAAGDEFLVKFWDMDNVNLLMTTDAEGGLPASPCIRFNKEGILLAVSTNENGIKILANQEGIRLLRTMENRSFDASRVASAAVVKAPAIGTFPPANPAVGTSIGDRAAPVAAMVGMNSDNRSLVDVKPRIADESGEKSRIWKLTEINEQSQCRSLRLPDNLTAMRVSRLMYTNSGFAILALASNAVHKLWKWQRNDRNITTKATASVAPQLWQPSSGILMTNEISDTNPEDAVPCFALSKNDSYVMSASGGKVSLFNMMTFKTMTTFMPPPPAATFLAFHPQDNNIIAIGMEDSSIQIYNVRVDEVKTKLKGHQKRVTGLAFSPVLNVLVSSGADSQLCVWNTDGWEKQASKFLQVSPGQAAAPLADTRVQFHHDQIHLLAVHETQIAIFEASKLECLRQWVPREASGSITHATYSCDSQSIFVSFEDGSVGVLTASTLRSRCRINPTAYLPPNPSLRVYPLVVAAHPSEPNQFALGLTDGGVCVLEPLESEGKWGTSPPLENGAGPSSTSGAAGSDQPQR, translated from the exons ATGTCTTCTCTTAGCAGAGAACTCGTGTTTCTTATACTTCAGTTTCTCGatgaagaaaaatttaaagaaactGTTCACAA ATTGGAGCAAGAATCAGGTTTTTTCTTTAACATGAGGTATTTTGAGGAAACGGTGACCAATGGTGAGTGGGATGACGTTGAGAAGTATCTGTCAGGATTCACGAAGGTTGATGATAATAGATACTCTATGAAGATATTTTTTGAGATCCGAAAACAAAAGTATCTGGAAGCCTTAGACAA GCGGGATCGTGCCAAAGCAGTAGAAATTTTAGTAAAGGACTTGAAAGTGTTCTCAGCCTTTAATGAAGAGCTATTTAAGGAAATAACCCAGCTTTTGACGCTGGAGAATTTTAG AGATAATGAGCAGCTGTCTAAGTATGGTGACACTAAGTCGGCGAGGGGTATAATGCTTGCTGAACTTAAAAAGTTGATAGAGGCAAACCCTTTGTTCCGTGATAAACTTCAATTTCCCAGCTTGAAGAACTCGAGATTGCGGACACTGATTAATCAGAG TTTAAATTGGCAGCATCAGCTTTGCAAAAATCCGAAAGCTAACCCTGACATAAAGACCCTATTTGTAGATCATACTTGTGGGCAGCCAAATGGTGCAAGGGCCCCATCCCCTGTTACTAATCCACTGATGGGTACAGTTCCTAAGGCAGGGGGATTCCCACCTCTAAGTGCTCATGGA CCATTTCAGCCTGCACCAGCTCCTCTTCCAACATCTCTTGCTGGATGGATGGCAAATCCATCTCCTGTACCTCATCCCTCAGCTTCTGCAGGGCCCATGGGCTTGGCTACTGCCAACAATGCAG CAGCCATCCTAAAGCGTCCAAGAACTCCTCCTACCAACAATCCAGCCATGGACTATCAAACTGCAGATTCTGAACATGTGCTGAAGAGACCAAGACCTTTTGGAATATCAGATGAA GTAAATAATCTACCTGTTAATATTCTGCCTGTTGCATATACTGGCCAGAGCCATGGGCAGAGTTCGTACTCGTCTGATGACTTGCCCAAGACTGTTGTTATGAGCCTACCCCAGGGTTCAACTGTCAGGAGCATGGATTTCCATCCAGTGCAACAAATTCTACTTCTTG ttggaACAAACATGGGTGATATCATGGTGTGGGACTTAGGTAGCCGGGAAAGGCTTGCTATTAAGAATTTCAAGGTCTGGGAGCTTGCATCATGTTCAATGGCATTGCAG ACATCTTTGGCCAACGATTATCTTGCATCAGTTAATCGAGTGATGTGGAGTCCTGATGGCACTCTTTTTG GTGTCGCATATTCCAAACACATTGTGCATTTATACTCCTATCACAATGGTGATGATCTTCGAAACCACCTAGAG ATTGAGGCTCATGTTGGTAGTGTTAATGATCTTGCTTTCTCTTATCCAAACAAACTTTGCGTTGTCACTTGTGGCGAGGACAGGTTCATTAAG GTGTGGGATGCAAACACTGGTTCTAAGCAGTATACTTTTGAGGGTCATGAGGCACCTGTATATTCTGTATGTCCACATCACAAGGAAAATATTCAG TTTATATTCTCAACAGCAATTGATGGGAAAATAAAGGCATGGTTGTATGATAACATGGGCTCTAGAGTTGATTATGATGCACCGGGTCATTCATCTACAACAATGGCATACAGTGCTGATGGGACAAG GTTGTTCTCATGTGGAACTAATAAAGAAGGAGATTCATACATTGTGGAATGGAATGAAAGTGAAGGAGCTGTCAAGCGTACATATCATGGTCTTGGAAAGCGATCTGTGGGGGTTGTGCAATTCGATACCACAAAAAATCGATTTTTGGCTGCTGGTGATGAGTTCCTGGTCAAATTTTGGGACATGGACAATGTTAACCTTTTGATGACAACTGATGCAGAGGGTGGATTGCCG GCGTCTCCTTGTATTCGATTTAACAAGGAAGGGATACTGTTAGCTGTCTCAACTAATGAGAATGGTATTAAAATACTAGCAAATCAGGAGGGAATTAGGCTGCTCCGGACAATGGAAAATCGTTCATTTGATGCTTCTAGAGTTGCTTCTGCAGCTGTAGTGAag GCCCCTGCAATAGGCACATTTCCTCCTGCTAATCCTGCTGTTGGTACTAGCATTGGAGATCGAGCTGCTCCAGTGGCAGCCATGGTTGGAATG AACAGCGATAATCGAAGTTTGGTGGATGTAAAACCCAGAATTGCTGATGAGTCAGGAGAAAAATCTAGGATCTGGAAACTTACAGAAATCAATGAACAATCACAATGTCGCTCCTTGAGGCTTCCTGATAACTTAACGGCTATGAGG GTTTCTAGGTTAATGTATACAAATTCAGGATTTGCTATATTGGCTTTAGCGTCTAATGCTGTACACAAGCTCTGGAAATGGCAGAGAAATGATCGAAATATAACAACGaag GCAACTGCTAGTGTTGCTCCACAACTATGGCAGCCTTCAAGCGGGATATTAATGACAAATGAGATAAGCGATACAAACCCTGAAGATGCTGTTCCATGCTTTGCACTTTCAAAGAATGATTCCTATGTTATGTCAGCTTCAGGTGGGAAAGTCTCCCTATTCAACATGATGACCTTCAAG ACCATGACAACATTTATGCCCCCACCACCAGCAGCAACATTTTTGGCATTCCATCCTCAAGACAATAATATCATTGCCATAGGCATGGAGGACTCTTCTATCCAAATATATAATGTTCGGGTTGACGAG GTCAAAACCAAGCTCAAAGGTCATCAGAAAAGAGTAACAGGCCTTGCCTTCTCTCCTGTTCTAAATGTGCTTGTATCTTCTGGAGCTGATTCTCAG CTCTGTGTTTGGAACACGGATGGATGGGAGAAACAGGCAAGTAAATTCTTGCAGGTTTCACCTGGGCAAGCAGCAGCTCCTCTTGCAGATACTAGGGTTCAATTTCATCACGATCAGATACATTTACTGGCAGTTCATGAAACGCAGATAGCCATATTTGAGGCATCCAAACTTGAGTGCCTTAGGCAG TGGGTTCCCCGGGAAGCAAGTGGCTCAATTACACATGCTACTTATTCGTGTGATAGCCAGTCAATTTTTGTGAGCTTTGAAGATGGCAGTGTGGGTGTTCTAACTGCTTCAACGCTTAGATCCAGATGTCGAATCAATCCTACTGCTTATTTACCTCCTAATCCAAG CTTGAGAGTGTACCCTCTCGTCGTTGCGGCACATCCATCTGAACCTAATCAGTTTGCATTAGGACTCACAGATGGTGGGGTGTGCGTACTTGAACCACTAGAATCAGAAGGGAAATGGGGCACCTCTCCTCCCCTTGAAAATGGTGCTGGTCCCAGTTCGACCTCTGGTGCAGCCGGTTCAGATCAACCCCAAAGGTGA